The segment CAATATCGCGCTGCAGGGCCGGATGGGTGATCTCACCCACGTACTCGAAGAGACGATCATCGGGCACAAAGTCGTCAAGCTCTTTGGCGGCGAAAACTACGAGCAGCAACGCCACGATATCATCGCCAACGGCTTGCGCCAGCTCAATGTCAAGGTGGTCGCCACATCGGCGTTTCTGGTGCCGACGGTACAGTTGGCAGCCGTGGTCGCGTTAGCCCTCATAGTCTATATCGCCTCGTATCAGGCTGCGCAGAATCACTTCACCGCCGGCGAGTTCGTTTCCTATTTCGTCGCCACAGGCTTGCTGTTCCGGCCGCTCAAACGTCTGACGAAGGTAAACGAGAACCTGCAACGCGGACTCGCCGCTGCGGGCAGTGTCTTCGCGCTTATCGACGAACCACCGGAACCCCGGAACGGTACAGTGGAAATATCACACCTGCGGGGCGAAATCCGTTTCCAGCAGCTTTCGTTTGCCTACCAGGACGATGCGCCTGTACTGCGCGAACTTGACCTGGTGATCGAACCGGGCGAGACCATCGCACTCGTCGGCGCATCCGGCAGCGGTAAAACGACACTGATGAACCTCATACCGCGCTTTATTCATCCCACCCAGGGCCGATTGCTCATCGACGGCGTCGATATCGAAGAGTTCGATGTGCGCAACCTGCGCTCACACATCTCGCTGGTCAGTCAGGAGGTTGTGCTGTTTAACGATACGGTACGCGCCAACATCGCCTACGGCGCGCTCAACCAGGCCAGCGAGGAACAGATCCTCGAAGCCGCGCGAGCGGCTCATGTCCTGGAGTTCGTGGAACGCATGCCACAGGGTCTCGACACCCTGATAGGAGAAAGCGGCCTGAAATTATCGGGAGGGCAGCGCCAGCGGTTGGCGATCGCCCGCGCCATCCTCAAAGATGCGCCCATACTGCTTTTGGATGAGGCGACCTCCGCGCTCGATAGCCATTCCGAACGTCATATTCAGGAAGCGGTCGAGCGGCTGCGCAGCGGGCGCACCACTCTGGTCATCGCCCACCGGCTCTCGACCATCGAGCATGCGGATCGCATCGTAATGATGGAGCATGGACGAATCGTCGAGACGGGCAGCCACAGTGAGTTGCTTGCAAAAAAAGGTCGCTACCGGGAACTCCATCGCTTGCAGCTCAGCACCGTGAACAGCGCCGCCGCCGAAACCCAGGAAACGCCGTAGCCGCTTTACTCAACCCTCGATCGTGGACTGCTCGCCCTTGCCAGCAGATCGACAAATCGCTTACAGAGCAGCCCGACCGTTGAGCCAATCGAGGTAGATTTTTGCACCCTCCGCGACATTGCGGAAGGGTGCCTGGTAGCCGCATTCGCGTAAGCGGGTCAACTCGGCCTCGGTAAAGCTCTGGTAACGGCCTTTGAGATGATCCGGGAAGGAGATGTACTCCAACTCGCCACGCTCGTGCCAGTCGATTACCGCCCGGGCAACGTCGTTGAAGGTCTGACTGCGTCCAGTGCCGACATTGTAGATTCCCGACTTGTCCGGATTGTCGAAAAACCACAGATTGACATCCACCGCATCGCCGACATAGACAAAATCCCGCCGCTGCTCCCCATTGCCGTAGCCGTCCGACCCTTCGAACAGCCGTGCTTTGCCTTCCGCCAATACCTGATTGTTGAAATGAAAGGCGACGCTCGCCATGCCGCCTTTGTGGCTCTCGCGCGGGCCATAGACATTGAAATAGCGAAATCCCGCGATTTGGCTGCGCGCCTCTGGCAGCAGCCGTCGTACGTACTGATCGAACAATAGCTTCGAATAACCGTAGACGTTCAGCGGCGCCTCATACTCCGGCGCTTCACGGAAAGTGTCACTCCCCCCGTACACCGCGGCACTCGACGCGTAGAGGTAAGAAGCTTCCCGCTCCAGGCAGTAGTGCAGCAACAGTTTCGAATACTCGAAGTTGTTACGCATCATGTAACGCCCGTTCCATTCGGTGGTCGCAGAGCAGGCGCCCTCATGGAAGATTGCCTCGATCGGCGCGGCAAAGCCCTCTCCCGATACGATGCGGGCGAGAAAATCCTCTTTGTCCTGATAATCCCAGATCGCGCAATCGGTGAGATTGTGAAATTTGATGCCCTCTTCCAGATCGTCGACAACCAGAATGTCATCACGCCCCCGTGCGTTGAGCGCTTTGACGATATTACTACCGATGAATCCTGCACCGCCGGTAACGACAATCACGATTTCTCCTCCCCGGCCTTTTCACCAAACAGGAACTCGTCCACCAGTGCACAGACGATATGGCCAATCACTATGTGTGCTTCCTGTATCCTGGGGGTGTCTGTCGAAGGCACATCCAGCAACAGGTCGCACCGCGCCGCCATCTTGCCACCACCGGCGCCGGTCAGTCCGACGGTAGAAACACCCATTTCGCGGCAGGCATCGAGTGCCTTCAAGACATTGGCGGAGTTGCCGGAGGTCGAAATGCCGATGAAGACATCCCCGGGTCTCGCCAGCCCCAGCACCTGCCTTGCAAAGATCTCCTCGAACCCATAGTCGTTACCAACCGCCGTGAGCAGCGAAGTGTCGGTCGTCAGGGCCATCGCGGGCAGCGGGCGGCGCTCTCTTTTGAAACGGCCCACCCACTCCGCGGCGATGTGCTGCGCATCCGCCGCGCTGCCGCCATTGCCGGCAAGCATCACTTTACCCCCGCCCTCCAGGGCACGCGCGCAGCGTTGTGCGATATCCGCAATGCGAGTGACCGACACGGGATTAGCCGCAATCTGGCGCTTTACATCGAGCGACGCCTCGATTTCGGCCGTTATGAAATCAGTCGGATTCACGCGAGTCATCCCCGGAGAGTCACTCTTTGGTGATCGTTTCGATGATGCGGGTGGTCGAACACCCCGCGCGAAAGGCGAGCACCACCACCTCGCCGCCATTGGCCTTGACGCAATCGTGGCCGGCAATCTGCTCGGGACGGTAATCGCCGCCCTTAACCAGGATATCAGGCATTACCGCACAGATGAGGCACTCGGGCGTATCCTCGGTAAACGGGACCACCCAATCGACGCTGCCAAGTCCGGCCAGCACCTCCATCCGCTCCTGCAGATGATTCACTGGCCGGGTCGCGCCCTTGAGGCGGCGCACGGAATCATCGTCGTTGACGGCCACGATGAGGCGGTCGCCCAGACGCCGCGCCTGGTTGAGGTAGGCCACATGGCCGGCGTGCAGAATATCGAAACAACCATTGGTCATGACGATGCGTTCACCGTGCGCGCGGGCGATACCCACCAGCTCGAGCAGCTGCCCTTCGCTGACGATGTTCTGCTCCACCTCGTCGAGTTGGTGCAGCGCCCGCTGCAATTCCGGGACACTGACCGCGGCGGTACCCAACTTAGCCACCACGATCCCTGCCGCCAGGTTGGACAGCGCCGTGGCCTGTTCCAGAGACTGGCCCGCGGCCAGCGCGGCCGCCAGTACGGAGATCACCGTATCGCCCGCGCCGGTGACATCGAACACCTCGCGGGCATGGGTCGGCAGATGCAGCGGCTCGGAATCGGGTTTGATCAGCGTCATGCCCTGCTCGCCACGTGTTACCAGCAAGGCGTCGAGCCCGAGTTGCGTGATCAACCCCAGGCCCTTTTTCACGATCTCAGCCTGATCGGTGCAGACGCCGACGACCGCTTCGAACTCGGCAAGATTGGGAGTAATCAGCGTGGCCCCACGATAGTGTGAAAAATCGCTCCCTTTGGGATCGACCAGAACAGGTTTGCCTGCCGCCCGCGCCGTGCTGATCAACTGCTGCGTGTGCTGCAGCGTGCCCTTGCCGTAGTCGGAGATGATCACCGCTCCGGTAGCGGCAACGGCGACGTTGAATGCATCAACCACCCCCGAGTCGTCGCAGCCGAAAAAGCTGTCTTCGAAATCGACGCGAATGAGTTGTTGATGACGACTGATAACCCGAAGCTTGGTGATGGTCGGCTTGTCGTCCTGAACCACAAGCCGGCACCGGACACCCATATCGCCCAGCAGTCGCCCCAGCCTGTCGCCGGCTTCGTCCCCGCCAACCAGACCCACCACGGTGGCACGGCCGCCGAGCGCGGCGACATTGAGTGCAACGTTACCGGCACCACCCGGTCGCTCCTCGGATTCACGCACCTGAACCACGGGAACGGGTGCTTCGGGGGAGATGCGCGACGTGGGGCCGTGCCAATAGCGGTCGAGCATCATATCGCCGACGATAAGAACATCGCTAAGGGCAAATTCAGGAACGTTGGTTTTCATCTTGCTGCGAGCTGAGGCGTAGCACTTGGCGCCCGATAATAGCACAGCGCAAAAGCCGAAGTACCGGCGATGGTTCTTGGGAGTGGAGTCATTATAATCGCACCATGCGAGTCTTATTCTATGACGCCCTGACCAGTTTCGCCTACGATGCAGAGCTGATGGCCCAAAGGGGAATCGGAGGCACGGAATCCACTGTGGTGCGGATAGCGGAGGGTCTTTCCACCGCCCACGAAGTCGTGGTTGCCCAACGGGCGCGCATACTGCCGGTTTCCCCCCATCCAGGCCTGCGTTATGTGCCCCTGGAGGAACCGGATCCGTTCTGCGGTCCACCCCCCGACTGGGTCATTGTCTTGCGCAAGCACAAGCTTGTACCCAAGCTGCGCGCGCGCTTCCCTTTAGCAGCCATGGTCTCCTGGATCCACAATTGGCAAAGAGCCGAAACCGCCTTTCAGCGAATCGGACTGGCGCGCAGCAGATGTTCAGTAGTGACTGTATCCGACGCGCACTGTCGTGCCACCGATCGCCTGATCAACGGAAAGGGCGCGCGTGCGCTCGGCGCATTATGGGGCGGCGGCGGAATAGTCCCTGTGAAACGTATCTACAATCCTGTCGACGATAGGTTGATGCCTGATGGGACGCCTGTAGATCCCGACAAGCTGATCTTCTTCAGCACTGCCAACAAAGGTTTGAATCAGGCACTTACCACCTTTTCGGCAATCCGCAAAGTGCTGCCGTCCCTGCAACTTTATGTCGCTGGTGAGTCACTCGAGTCGCTGGAACAGAACAAGCGCTATGACAGCGCTCTGCTAAGTCAACCCGGCGTCCATCTATTGGGTCGTCTGGCGCAACACGAAGTCTTTAAACATGTCCGGGAAGCCTTATGCGTGTTCTACCCGCAGAATGTGCACCCGGAAACGTTCGGCCTGGTCTTCGCAGAATCCAATGCCTTGGGAACACCGGTTCTCGCCCACGAATTTGGATCGGCACGCGAAATACTCGGTGGACCCGAGCAACTCGTCGATGCCGGCGATGTTCGATCCATCAGCGCCAAGTTGCAGCGTTGGCGAAACGGAAATCGACCGCTCGTATCGCTAAGCGCGGAGTTTCGGACCACAACCGTCGTCGGAAAATGGCGCGAATTTCTGGTGGCGGGTTTACCGGAACAGCGCAACTGAAACGCGGAGACCGGGCGAACAGATTCGGTTCCCGCGCAACACGCCGCCCACAGCTGACGGCAATTACTGGCGCAACAACTCCTCATAATAATCAATCGTTTTTACCAACCCCTCCCGCAGCGGAACAACGGGGTCCCAGCCCAACTTCGATCGCGCCAATTCGATATCAGGCTGGCGCTGTTTGGGATCGTCTGCGGGTAGGGGCAGGTTGACAATCTTGGAGCGCGAACCAATCAGCTCAATCACCGTTTCCGCCAATTCGCGTATCGTAAACTCACCTGGGTTGCCCAAATTGATGGGCCCCGTCACACCATCCTCACTCTCCATCAACGCAACCAGACCTTCTACCATGTCATCGATATAGCAGAAAGACCGCGTTTGCGAGCCATCCCCATAAATCGTAATGTTCTCGTCTCTGAGCGCCTGGACAATGAAGTTCGACACCACTCGACCATCGTTGGGGTGCATTCGCGGACCGTAGGTATTGAAGATACGGGCTACCTTTATATGCAGTCCATGCTGGCGGTTGTAATCGAAGAACAGCGTTTCGGCGCAGCGTTTTCCTTCATCGTAGCAGGCTCGCGAACCAATCGGATTGACACGTCCCCAGTAACTCTCCGTCTGAGGATGAATCTCGGGGTCACCATATACCTCACTGGTTGATGCCTGAAGGATCCTGATTCTCAGACGTTTTGCCAGGCCCAGCATATTGATCGCACCCATGACGCTGGTCTTCGTCGTCTGAACGGGGTCGTGCTGATAGTGGATGGGCGAAGCAGGGCAGGCTAGATTGTAGATCTCATCCACCTCGACGTAGAGCGGAAACGTAACATCGTGCCGTAAAACCTCGAATGCCGGATCTGTGATCAGTTGCTGGATATTTCCTCGTGTGCCAGTGAAGAAATTATCGACACAGAGCACCTCATGGCCTGCCTTCAACAGGCGCTCACAAAGATGTGAGCCAATGAATCCAGCCCCTCCCGTTACCATTACCCGTTTGTTGCCGTAGTTTCGCACTTTGTCACCCCTATCAACGCTCTTTCATCATACGCCGCAGAACGTATAATCTGCTGCTCGTGGACATGCCCAAAAAAATACTCGTCGTCCGCAACGACAAACTCGGCGACTTCATGCTGTCATGGCCTAGCCTCGCGCTTTTAAAGAAAGCACTGCCGCAGTGTAAACTTGAGGTCCTGGTACCTCACTACACCCGTCCCCTCGCTGAGCATTGCCAATGGATCGACGGCGTAATCGACGATCCGGGACCCGGAGCTGGCTTGCGTCAATTCCTGAGACTGATCAGCACCATGCGATCACGCCGCTACGACGCTGTGATTACGCTTTTCTCAACCGGGCGAATTGGTATCGCAACGTGGTTATCCGGGATTCCCTATCGGTTGGCACCGGCCACAAAATGGGCTCAAGCCTGCTACAACCACCGCCTTCTCCAGAGTCGCTCGAGATCATTAAAACCAGAATGGGAGTACAACCAGGATCTCGTCAAATTTTTTCTTGGAGAAATGGGTATCCCTTGTCCCACCTCTCCTGAACCACCCTATCTTGTGTTTCCAGAAAAAGAACGACTCGCTCTGCGCAAAGAACTCGACAACTTGCTTGAGACCGACAGGCGACACCAGTTCGTCTTCATCCACCCCGGAAGCGGCGGCTCTGCGACCAACCTGAGCCCGGCGCAGTATGCGCGACTCGCCCTGGCCCTGCAACCGACCAAACCCGTTGCTTTTGTCTTAACCGCAGGCCCGGGCGAGGCTGGCATAGCAGAACACCTCGGCGGAATATTGCGCTCAAACGGCCGCCTCTGCATCGTCCACAGATCGGAGCGGGGGTTGGTGGCCTTCGCACTGCTACTGAGCTGCGCGGACCTTTTCATTAGCGGCTCCACAGGCCCGCTTCATATAGCCGGCGCTCTGAACCTACCCACCGTCGGTTTTTATCCGCACAAGCGTTCTTCGACTTCGCTGCGCTGGCAAACCTTGAGCGCAGAGAAGAACCGTCTTGCCTTTTCACCTCCCACATCATTGAAAGCGACCGACATGGATGGTATTGATCTCGAAGCTGCCGCCTTGGAAATCAGTCGGCGATTTCTTTAGTTTCCGGGCCATGCCGTTTGGCAATCCACGCCTTGGTGTACTTCACGAAAGCGTGCACAAAAGAAAGTACGGCCACGACAAAGCCGGCGAATCCATCACGAAAACCTTGCTTGACGAAATAGACCTTAATGAAGGTCCAGACCGCGTGATTCACCGGAGTGAACACCGTTACCCGCCTGCCTCGCGCCAACAACTCCTGGGCGCCGATTTCAGTGAATCGATCAATGGTTTTAAGATGGTCGGAAATCGAGTCGAACGAATAGTGAAGGATGTCACCCTCGAGCCAGGCAACTTTGTCTGAGTCAACCTCTATTCGATCATGCGGATTAATGCCGCCCCAACGGGCCTTTCTTCTATCAAACAACCGGACCTTGGCATCCGGATACCAACAGTGATTGATCCAACGATAGATATAAAAAGTTTTGCGGGCCATCCGATAGGCATCGTATTCAGCCAATCGACCTCGTATCTGCTCTATCGATCGTGCAAGCTCACTGGATATCCGCTCATCACAGTCAAGCGCCAGTATCCAATCATGGGTTGCGTGGTCTACCGCGAAATTCTTCTGCTCGATATACCCAAGGAAAGGCTGGCTGATGACGCGATCCGTGTATCGTTTCGCAATCTCGACGGTACGATCCTGACTCAGAGAATCAACCACCACTATCTCATCCACCAAAGGCTGCAGACTGCGCAGGCAGTCCTCTATTTTCTTCTCTTCATTGAAAGAGATAACACAGGCACTTAGTTTCAGCATCATCTTTACCCTACGATAATTGCCCTTTTTGGTTCGTCGACTCTTGTCGTTTGTTAATCAGGAGTTTTTAGCCGGCGACCTGCTTCAATGCAATGGGCGTACAGGTTTCGACTCGCTAGCAGAGAAAAGGACTGCGAGAAAAACCATGAAAATAGAGACGAAGCTGCCCTGATAAAAAGGTGACGACTCCGTCAGTGATGCCAGCATGAATGTCACAATCAGTAAAACCCCGCCCACCCCTGCCGTTGATGGACGCGCCCTCCCAGCGATGAACCGCCCAAAGGGAAACAGCAAGAGTGCAACGAATACCAGCAACCCGAGGATTCCCTTTTCGGCGGCCATCGCCAGATAGGCGTTGTGTGGATGCCCATGTGATGCTGCGTCATGATGGACCAACTCCTTCTCGACGTATTCCTTAGCGACCTCGTTGTAGCGATGACGCCCAACACCAAAAACCGGATTATCAAGAAACATCCACCAAGCTGTCTTCCACATCTCGAATCGTTGGCCCAGGCTCGTCAACGGCCCCTCATGCTTCGCTGGTTCTTCTAACGTGAGATAGATGTCTACTTCACCAATTGCCGCATCAACACGCATCTTCAAGCGTTCGACAGATCCATAAAGCAGCATCGACGTCGCAGCCAGTATCAGTAAGAACACAAGCGTACATCGCGGGGGTAATCTGATAACAGCCCACACCATCAGAACCCCGGTCAATACAAGATACCCTCCACGCGAACCTGCAAACAGGGTAACCCCAGCGGATGCGAGCGCTGCCATGGCAAACACCCATCCCTCAATCGTGCCCCGTGCATCCCAGGCGCGTTCCAGGAGGAGCCCGGCATAAAGGGCATGGACAGTGCCGACCACGATCTGATTACCGTAGACACCGGCCACCACCGGACTCCCTAGCCAAATTCCCTCGTACAGCGCTTGTCCGAAGCCAACAAACGCCGCCACACCGCAACCTTTGATCAACCACTCATGCGCGTCTTCCATCTCCCTTACCAATAGATAGAGTGGAATAAAGAGGAGAAAACGCAGCTCGACCCCCAATCGACCGACGTATTCAGCCCAGGCGCCATTTACCGCGGCGGAGAGGATGAAACTGAGAAAATAGAGCAGCATTATTCCCAGCAAAGCCCGTTCCTGCGTCTCAACATACCGCAATCGCCACTCCCGCCGGGAACAACCCAGCAACACCGCCAGTAATACAAAAATAGTGCTCATCCAATGCCGGACAAGAAAACCGGCCATAGGAAACGTAAAGAGAAGCAGAAGCGTCAGATCGGCACGCAGATTTCTCTCCACGTGTGGCATAGACCGATTCAATGCGCTACGCCACAGGCAGCCAGCACTGTTTCGGGGCGCAGATCTTTGAGGCAGCGTGTGTGCCCCAGCGGACAAGCGCGTTGATAACAGGGACTGCAATCCAACGCCAAGGTCAGAACGGAGGCAGAGCTGCTTAGCGGCGGCGTATAGTCAGGGCTCGATGAACCAAAAATAGCCACCACGCGCGTGCCGACCGCTGCAGCTATGTGCATCAATCCCGAGTCGTTAGTGACGACCACCTCGCACAGGGAAAGCAGATCCACTGCATCGATCAACTCGGTACTTCCGCAAAGATTACGCACTCCCCCGAGCGATGCCGAGATCTCTTCTCCTAATGCGAATTCTTTCTTCGACCCCAGCACCCAACAGTGGAATCCGTTTTCTACCAAACGAGCCGCAAGTGCATGGAAATGATGCGCAGGCCACTGCTTAGCCGGTCCGTACTCTGCTCCAGGCAAAAGAGCTGCAATCGCCGTGTCGCTCTCGAGCCCCAGTTTTCCCAGAAGATGTCGCTGATTGGCCTGATCCACTTCGAGCCGAGGTTCAAAGACCTGGAGCGGCGACTGTGCGTCACGATCGCAACCGAGCGCCACATAGCGGTCAACCGTTCTCGACAGTTGTATCTTGTCCAGCCTACGGATGTCATTCAGCAGCCCGTAGCGCCATTCGCCGCGATAGCCGGTGCGGATCGGTATTCGTGCTGCCCAGGGTACGATGGCCGACTTGAGAGAGCGCGGTAGCACAATGGCCTGATCGAACGCCAGCGAACGTAAGCGCCGCCCCAACGCCAAGCGCTCCGACAATGCAAGATCACCGTGCGCGGCGGCCAACCGGTGCGCTTGGCGCACTTCCGGCATGCGCTGCAGAAGCGGTAGGGACCAACCAGGTGCAACAACATCGATCGGCTGCTCGGGGTTCTGATGTTTCAAGGCTTTGAACAAGCTTTGCGCCATCACCATATCACCGATCCAGGCGGGACCAACGATCAATGTTCCACCCGACTCCTTCACATGTGCACCACGCCTACAACAAGAAGCGTTGGATTTCTGGGCTAGTGGCTGGATGTAACGCCGCCTTCGAGGAGGTACCAGGTGCCGCAGTAGGGGCATTCCGCCCGCCCATCCGGGGCATCGGCAATCGGTAGAAACACGCGCGGGTGCGAATCCCAGAGGCTGGAACCCGGCAGGGGGCAGAGCAGCGGCAGATCCTTGGCGGTGACTTTGACTTCGGATTGCGCATTGGGGGTCTGATAGTCACGCTGGTGTGCAGCGGAATTGGAACCGGGCATCTTTGTCTCCTGGATTTCGGGCGATTACGCGACGACGGTAAGCCAGCCACGGGTGTCCTCGGCTCTACCCTGGACCACATCAAAATAGAGTCCCTGCAAACGCTCGGTAATGGGACCGCGTCGGCCATCACCGATAGAGCGATTGTCGACCTCGCGGATCGGTGTTACCTCCGCGGCGGTGCCGGTGAAGAACGCCTCGTCCGCCACATAAACCTCATCGCGTGTGATGCGCTTTTCGCGAATCCTGTAGCCCAACTCTTCTGCCAGCGTCGCGACCGTCTGGCGCGTGATACCGTCGAGTGCCGAAGTCAGTTCCGGTGTGTAGATCATCCCATCGCGAATGATGAACAGATTCTCGCCGCTGCCTTCCGCCACGTAGCCTTCGGTATCGAGGAGCAGCGCTTCGTCGTACCCGCACGAGAGCGCCTCGTTCAAGGCCAGCATGGAGTTGATGTAATTGCCGTTGGCTTTGGTCCGGCACATGGTGACGTTAACGTGATGCCGATTGAACGAGGAGGTGCGGATACGAATCCCTTTCTCCAGATTCTCGGCGCCGAGATAGGCCCCCCATGACCAGGCGGCTATCGACACATGCACTTTGAGATTGTCAGCACGCAAGCCCATGCCTTCGGATCCGTAGAAAACCACGGGACGAACATAGGCGCTATCGAGCCCGTTCTCCTTCACGGATGCAACGATCGCTCGGTTGATCGTTGCTTTATCAAACGGCATGGGCATAGCAAGAATATGTGCCGAACGAAATAGTCGATCGGTGTGCTCTTGGAGCCGGAATATCGCCGGTCCTTTATCAGTGTGGTAGGCGCGGATACCCTCGAAGACGCCCATTCCGTAGTGGAGGGTGTGCGTCAGCACATGCACCTTGGCCTCCCGCCACGGCACCATTTCGCCGTCCATCCAGATAACGCCGTCGCGATCGGCAAACGACATACTGTACTCTCCTCGGTGAAATCCGTTGCGACACGTCGATGCCGCATAAGGGGCCAGATTTTAGCTCACTTTCCGCCAGGGTTGATAGCCAGGCGCTTCACGCCGTTCCAATGATTGCGTTCCACAGGCGGGTCACTTCTGCACGCTCAGCACGATACTCTTCACTACTGACCCGCCCTTCCACCTCCTGCAATTTCAACTGATGAATTCGGGATCGGAACTTGCGATAGATGTCCATCAACGCGCCTGCATCCTGCTCCGACAGCAGCCCTTCACGCGCCAGCGCTTCCAGTTGTCTGATATTGTCGGTATAGAAGTAGACCGCGGGATAGCCTGGCGCCCAGTGCAAAACAAGGTATTGGACGAGGAATTCGATATCGGCGATACCGCCCGCATCCTGCTTCAGATCGAAGGTGTCCTCGGCACCGCTGCCCAACTGATCGCGCATCTTCTGTCGCATCTGACGCACGTCGAGGAGCAGTTTCTCAGGATCGCGCGGGAGAGAGAGCACTTCAGCCCTGATCGCGGTGAAACGCGCATCCAGAGCCGTATCGCCCGCCACCAGCCGTGCCCGCGTCAGCGCTTGGTGTTCCCATGTCCACGCCTCGTTGCGCTGGTAGTCGGCAAAGGCGTCGACATTGCTCGCCAACAGGCCCGAAGCACCACTCGGGCGCAGTCGGGTATCCGCCTCATAGAGCACTCCGGCCGCGGTTGCGGTGCTCAGAAGATGGATGATTCGCTGCGCCAGCCGTGCAAAAAAGACGCTGTTTTCCACGCTCCTGGCACCCTCGGTGTGCTGATCCGAACCCGCACTGTCGTGCAGAAAGACGATGTCCAGATCGGAGCCATAACCCAGCTCCAAACCGCCGAGTTTGCCGTAGGCCAGTATGGCAAAACACGCCTTGCGGCGCTCGCCTGCGACCGTATAGGCCGGCTCCCCATGACGCGCGCTGATCTGCTCCCACGCCAACCTCAGCACCTGAGTCAAAACGGTCTCCGCGATCCAGGTCAGATGGTCACTGACGATCATGAGGGGCATTACACCCGCGACATCCGCCGCGGCAACGCGCAGCTCATTGGCTTGTTTGAACAGCCGTAGCGCCTCCATCTGCTGTTCGAGATCCTCAGAAGGCACTGCCTGCAAGCGCTCCGCCAGTTCGCGATCCAGCTCCGTGCGCGTGGCCGGTTGATAGAGCGCGCGCGGATCGAGCAGCTCGTCCAGCAACAACGGGTGACGTGTCAGCAGCCGGGCGATCCACGGACTTGCCGCCGCGAGCTTTACCAGCTGCGAGAGCGCCATAGGGTGTTCGATAAGCAGGGAAAGATAGGAGGTCCGCCGGGCCACGGCCTCGATCAGCGCCAGAACCCGCGGCAGACAGACATCGGGTTGCTCGGTGTTTGCGACCGCCCCCAGCAGCAGTGGCATCAGGCGATCCAACCGCCCCCGTCCCCGTACTGACAAGGCGCGACAAGCATGCGATTGACGCAGGGCCTGTATCAGTCGCAGTGCTTCTCCGGGATTGGCATATCCCTCGTTGATCACATACCGCTCTGCCTCTTCCCCGGGCAGGCTGCCCAACCAGATGGGCAGCCAATGGTCATCGCTCGCTTCGGGCTCCTCCCCCTGAGGGGCGGCGAAGACCTGCTCGAAGTGCGCGGCGACGCGGCCGCGATGGCGGAGCAGATCGCGCTCGAAATCCCGCCAGTCGGCATACCCCATCGCCAATGTCAGAGTGAGACGCCCCTCGCGATCGTCTGGCAGG is part of the Pseudomonadota bacterium genome and harbors:
- a CDS encoding SDR family NAD-dependent epimerase/dehydratase, with amino-acid sequence MVTGGAGFIGSHLCERLLKAGHEVLCVDNFFTGTRGNIQQLITDPAFEVLRHDVTFPLYVEVDEIYNLACPASPIHYQHDPVQTTKTSVMGAINMLGLAKRLRIRILQASTSEVYGDPEIHPQTESYWGRVNPIGSRACYDEGKRCAETLFFDYNRQHGLHIKVARIFNTYGPRMHPNDGRVVSNFIVQALRDENITIYGDGSQTRSFCYIDDMVEGLVALMESEDGVTGPINLGNPGEFTIRELAETVIELIGSRSKIVNLPLPADDPKQRQPDIELARSKLGWDPVVPLREGLVKTIDYYEELLRQ
- a CDS encoding lipopolysaccharide heptosyltransferase family protein, whose translation is MPKKILVVRNDKLGDFMLSWPSLALLKKALPQCKLEVLVPHYTRPLAEHCQWIDGVIDDPGPGAGLRQFLRLISTMRSRRYDAVITLFSTGRIGIATWLSGIPYRLAPATKWAQACYNHRLLQSRSRSLKPEWEYNQDLVKFFLGEMGIPCPTSPEPPYLVFPEKERLALRKELDNLLETDRRHQFVFIHPGSGGSATNLSPAQYARLALALQPTKPVAFVLTAGPGEAGIAEHLGGILRSNGRLCIVHRSERGLVAFALLLSCADLFISGSTGPLHIAGALNLPTVGFYPHKRSSTSLRWQTLSAEKNRLAFSPPTSLKATDMDGIDLEAAALEISRRFL
- a CDS encoding glycosyltransferase family 2 protein; this translates as MMLKLSACVISFNEEKKIEDCLRSLQPLVDEIVVVDSLSQDRTVEIAKRYTDRVISQPFLGYIEQKNFAVDHATHDWILALDCDERISSELARSIEQIRGRLAEYDAYRMARKTFYIYRWINHCWYPDAKVRLFDRRKARWGGINPHDRIEVDSDKVAWLEGDILHYSFDSISDHLKTIDRFTEIGAQELLARGRRVTVFTPVNHAVWTFIKVYFVKQGFRDGFAGFVVAVLSFVHAFVKYTKAWIAKRHGPETKEIAD
- a CDS encoding O-antigen ligase family protein, with translation MPHVERNLRADLTLLLLFTFPMAGFLVRHWMSTIFVLLAVLLGCSRREWRLRYVETQERALLGIMLLYFLSFILSAAVNGAWAEYVGRLGVELRFLLFIPLYLLVREMEDAHEWLIKGCGVAAFVGFGQALYEGIWLGSPVVAGVYGNQIVVGTVHALYAGLLLERAWDARGTIEGWVFAMAALASAGVTLFAGSRGGYLVLTGVLMVWAVIRLPPRCTLVFLLILAATSMLLYGSVERLKMRVDAAIGEVDIYLTLEEPAKHEGPLTSLGQRFEMWKTAWWMFLDNPVFGVGRHRYNEVAKEYVEKELVHHDAASHGHPHNAYLAMAAEKGILGLLVFVALLLFPFGRFIAGRARPSTAGVGGVLLIVTFMLASLTESSPFYQGSFVSIFMVFLAVLFSASESKPVRPLH
- the waaF gene encoding lipopolysaccharide heptosyltransferase II, translating into MPLLRHLVPPRRRRYIQPLAQKSNASCCRRGAHVKESGGTLIVGPAWIGDMVMAQSLFKALKHQNPEQPIDVVAPGWSLPLLQRMPEVRQAHRLAAAHGDLALSERLALGRRLRSLAFDQAIVLPRSLKSAIVPWAARIPIRTGYRGEWRYGLLNDIRRLDKIQLSRTVDRYVALGCDRDAQSPLQVFEPRLEVDQANQRHLLGKLGLESDTAIAALLPGAEYGPAKQWPAHHFHALAARLVENGFHCWVLGSKKEFALGEEISASLGGVRNLCGSTELIDAVDLLSLCEVVVTNDSGLMHIAAAVGTRVVAIFGSSSPDYTPPLSSSASVLTLALDCSPCYQRACPLGHTRCLKDLRPETVLAACGVAH
- a CDS encoding zinc-finger domain-containing protein yields the protein MPGSNSAAHQRDYQTPNAQSEVKVTAKDLPLLCPLPGSSLWDSHPRVFLPIADAPDGRAECPYCGTWYLLEGGVTSSH